A segment of the Populus nigra chromosome 12, ddPopNigr1.1, whole genome shotgun sequence genome:
aaaataataataacattaacaaaataaattaaacaaaaaaaaattcattaaaagaaaaggacaaaaaaaaaacaaaaaaaaaccataaaggcataaaaaactaaaaaaaataaaaaaaaaacaggaaaaaaaagatagctCAGCATTTCACTGTGGaactgcacagtgaaacactaagcagttttagtatatgttataacACTAAGCAGGatgtctaatttattttatggagaTGAAAAACAATCATTCAGATTTAATAAAATGCCATAGAATTTTCTCTAGATTTCTCTACAGTTAGGTCTGTAACTTTAGAGCTTGAGAATTCTAGTTTTATCTTCTTTATACGCTGCATCAGGTGGTATCAAAGCAGGATAACATCCAGATTGTTGGCGAACTGTGAAGAGAATCGTGGAGTAGTTGATGACAACTATCTTCATGACAATGATCAGGGGATGGAGGTTGCTTGAGATTAGCTAGATTGTCATTTAGTAGTGATAACAACTTTAGAGGGTAGAGTGCAAATTGAGTTTGGCGACATCAACGTCAAATTTGATGACTTTACAACTATGTTTAAGGTACTAGGGTTGCTTGCAAACAAGAactgagaaagaagagaggcaTGCGCTGGGGATGATGCCCGCCCTATCTTTAAACCAGTTTATACAAATCCTCGTGGTCAGTATCACCACGGGTATTCATCTGATGAAGAAGATCGATTTTCGCTGATGAGAGGCACAGACATGAATTgtagagagaagaaaaacatgttTGGAGACTTACCTCAATATCAACCTTACGTTAGATCTATTCCTAAAATTACATTTAGACAACCATATATCTATGTGAAGGGTGTTGGTTAAGATGAACTTGATGGAGACCATGAGACAAGTGGGAATGAACAACAAGTTGATTTCATTAGAATATAAAGTATAACAtcaaatatgagtttttttttgttatacatgtaccataaattaaattttaaagttcatAGTCAAAGACATGCTACTTCGTGAAGTTAGCTACAATATTATATTCCAAGTATTTGTTCATTTGAGGTGGAAGAGttcaattttttatagataattcGAGGATGAGTTTTTCTCAAGTGAGGGAAACTGAGGTAAAACAATTATTCCCGAAGTTTATGAATTAGATTGACAAGGACAAGCTTGAAAAGAAGGTCGCAAAGAAACTCAAAAGCATCCCATACTCGTAAGCATCTCATATGAAgtttgaagttatttttttcctgttttaattattttttaaattaattttggattttaattatttgtttcctaCTCAGTTtagaacttttaatttaattagtattttactatttaggaATTCCAATACTAAATAGATTCTATTAATtaggtaagttttaattaagaatcCTTTCCTGTAaaggattttagttttaattatggATGTCTAGATTACTTTATAGAGataaaagattattatttagatttaataaaataccaGAGAATTTTCTCTAGATTTCTCTAAGTTAAGTCTATAACTTCCTTGAGAATCTCTAGATTACATTAGTGGCTATTTTCTAGTACTTGCTCCTGTTTTTAAATGATAGTCTTGGCTTCAGAATATGGTGGATGTATTATCATTAGTATTTGTATTTGTTCTTACTGTTAGTCATAATACTGGTAGTCATAATACAAAAGACAAGTAGAATACATCTGTTTGAATATGTATATACCTAACAACTAAGTAAAATTCCCAGGGAGTGGCAGATTTCTCATTTGGCTTGCGAAAAGAAATCCTGATTCAGGAAACTACTTGGGACTTGAAATAAGGCAGAAAGTATGTGAATGAACTCCTTGATGACTTGTAATTCACTCCAGAATTCTTCTGATTATTTGATGTATATTTACTcgttctattttcttttttcctccaaGTATGGCTGCTTGTTCTTATCTGGTAATGCTTTTATCCCTTTTCAGCTGGTCAAGCGTGCGGAATTTTGGGTAAAAGAGCTGGCTCTTACTAACGTGTAAGTCTTTTGAAGTTGAAACGGACTTCATGCTTCATATTTTGTTGGCCATTAATGATGGATAATTTGAACTTATTGCAGACATTTCCTGTTTGCAAATGCTACAATTTCTTTCAGACAACTGGTTCTCTCATATCCTGGACCCTTGATGCTAGTCTCAATTTTGGTGAGTGAAATCTTggcaccggaccattcaatacCGTGCTAGATGACTTAGTTCAGAGTTACGCCAAAACAGTAACTGACCAATAATTTTATACAGTGTCCAGACCCTCATTTCAAGAAAAGGCACCATAAAAGAAGGGTTGTGCAGAAAACATTAGTAGATAACGTCATCAGTCATTTAGTTCCTGGAGGGAAGGTATTTGTTCTAAATATTCACTCATTTACATGAAAGGTTAACATCTTAATTGCTTGACATGTAGTTTTCAACATCAATGGTTTTTCCTTTAAAAGGGAAACTGTTTCTTTGTTTCCTTTAAGGAGAACTTGACAATATGTCCTTCCCCTCAATGAtgtataaaattagaatattatttatCTACTACACTCACAAGAGTAGAACACCCTGATTtctgaaaacaaatcaaatactgTACTGCTCTTCTCTTGGGTGACATAGAAGCCAAAATTGCTCAGAGAAAgtattgatttgaatttataaGCCATTTATGAGGACATCTTTTGATCATTTTTGCTGATGTGAAATGATATCCTTGAAATTGGTAGGACTTTGGTCTTAACGATTCTGACATAATTTTTTAGGTGGTAGATGAAACAGCCAAGGCAGTACTGCGTATTTAGTAATGAAAATGAATTATGCGATCACAAGATCAAAATGTCAACAAATATTGTTTgtttgtatgtgtgtgtgtccaTTCTTGTCTTATGATCTTGAAGAaagttgtttgtttgtttggggAGCAAGTAGGGAAAATAAGGGAGAGTGAAggaaacgagagagagagagagttgtttGCACCTTCTATCTTAGCAAATTGTATTGTTATGACTGTGTGTCTATGTATGTATGCACGCACATGCTAGATTGTGCACCTGAATCCaggtttgtttttcttggtttcttctGTGCATATTGTACGATCATTCATgcaattattaacaaaaaatctaAAGGTATTTTTACTGTATACTAGGAGTATTAGGAGGAGAAACATTGATGAttgcaattgatttttttttttaattttgttattctaTGTTATGTTCACATGAAATTAaacttaataatttgttttaattttctttttatatggttattttaatataaaaaaaaaggttatgtcattgaattatttttcttttcaatcaccTAACCTATGACTGGAATTTGGGCAagtagatattattattattttcaaaaaaataatgaaagatggatgtcacttaaaaaaaacaatcgacAAGCCCACCAATATCTAGCCTTCTTTCTATTtcctttctatttatttttcattttttttatttacatttaaatgcacattaaaaaaaattaaaatgtatttcaattattattcaattttttttatggttctcAAATACTATTGTAGATTTTTATGGAAATGTTAacaatttttctaaattattatgtacctaatataaaaaaagcccatgaatattcaataaaaataaaatttattttttaaaaaaaattaatagatttttaacataattttatcatattttattaaattccttTTGTCTTCAATCACATACAAAATACTTagacaatattttaatatttttttaattcacttttaatattatgatagatttttgtttagaaaatcaTGTTtgcaattcaaaaaacattttcattgaAACAATTGAGAGatgcattaataaataaaaaataaagtttagattAAAGTAATACATGTCGTCTACATATTTCAAATgcctagaattttttttttaaatctttatttttgttgttgctgtattttatgagaaaaaaaagtactcctaatagaaaaattatgacATTGTTGTTAaaaagattatgatttttttacgaTAATACTATAGATTATTTGATGGATAATTATATATCAGTCTGATATACatagtttttataataattttctcattaattttGAATGCAAATAgaatatctttttctttattttttcattataaaatttttatatagttttttcaaatttattgttcttatttttttctggttgcggaaaaataattgatttataattttgtttttatattaaagctTGTTTTCACAATCATAATaagtttttgcttaaaaaataattatattaaaatattttttcttaaaaaacattaagcCGAGTCACTCATTAAAGCTTGTTTTCACGATcataacatgtttttgtttaaaaaacaatattactcctaaaaagatatgttttcatcaaaattaaaaaaaaaatgcatgaattgaaaattttagtttttttattaaaaatacatgccttttcctttttattttaaatctatataGTTTTTCtgaactttttttattgttgtttttattaaatgaactatattgctattaaaaaaaaacttttgttgtaaatttatttttacatgaatatgaaaagacaattagattaaaaaaatacattttttctatataattttattacatttcttgcaaatatatatttgataatagtttaattaattaaaaaatatgttctaAAAAATAAGGTTATAAAACCCAATTATAATCATGACCTAGGCCACTAAATGGGTAGGTTCATCCAATTTAACTaggttaattaaaatatttttatttcagcatttttataaaaaaaatgttaaattatatcgtttttaaaataatttttcttaaaaaaaagttaagctgAGTCATCTGCGCTAGCTCCCATAAAATTTGCTTTAAGACTTGACGAGACCTGGTGATCGGGTGAATGGGTCACCAAGATATATCAATAGACTTACCGAGTTTAAtagcattaataaaaaaatttctgttGTAGCGTGCGAGCAATTGACTTGTAGTTTCCTGAAACAgtgatttgtttatatatatatatatatatatatatatatatatatatattatcatttaatatttgagttTAGTGTGAATtaggctttgtttttttttcaatgagattattctaattttatgatACAGGTAGGGAGTATGATAAGTTAATTTGGGttaacaacaatattttttcaattattttttaattttatcttttagcgttgtgttgattggaaattgaacttcataatatatttttatttactttttataaaattattacgGTCTTATGACTCAAGTTTTAGGTTTACAAGGTTAATTCTggttgactcaagttgttttttcttcaatttaattcttcaatattgagttgattagaaattgaacttcataatttgtttcgatttattTTCTACAAGGTTATTTTGGTTTCATGACTCGAGTCGTAGGTTTAGCGGAATAACCTGAGTTGACTCtggttaattttttgttattttttaattgatttttttttcaatttcatcattcaacacgggttgattgagaattataattcataatttgttttgattttttttatataaggttatTATGGTGTGATCCACTACCCAAAGGTtattatagttttgatttttttttatataaggttttttatataaactataaACTAAGATCTTATCACACTTAATGGAATAATTGCAATTATAGAATTGAGTGATTGATAAAGAGTAATTATGTGGGCAACAAGGAATTGATTAATGAGATGAAGAACAcgatttctattaaaaaaacaatttgctgCTTTACACAGGTGCTGCTTAAGTCTCAGTTCCACGGCCAAGGTTTCTGATGAAGCATGTACATTCTGCTATTGACCATTTAAAGTGATCCTAATTTCTTGTTCTTATACTGGAGCTTTCCTCTTCTTAGTTATTGAAAGTTGAACTTCCTGAGCATATAAGATTAGGAAGTAAGTGGAAATGTTGCTGCATCTGTCCATAGATTTACAGTAACCTTGTCCAAGTAAAGAAAGTCTACCATGCTAGCAGCATTCcagtttttattcttataaaaactCCACAAATATCTAAGTTCTAGTCATGTGATGGGGTTGCATTTGCTTTTATGATTGAACAGGTTTTCTTGCAGTCTGATGTGCTCGATGTGGCTCTGCACATGAGAAGCCAATTTGATGCGGAGTCGGATGCGCTTCTGCACATCGATGAACTTGACCCGAGTGTACCCTGTGACAGTGATGGATGGCTACTGGATAATCCAATAGGAATAAGGAGTGAAAGAGAAATCCATGCTGAATTTGAAGGAGCGAAAATTTACAGAAGGTTGTACCAGAAGAGGACATAATTAAGAAGCATGCTGTTTTGACAAACTAGTTAATGTTCAACCCATAAACCCATAAACACAAGGAAacgataaatttaaaatttttctgtGAGTTCTAAgattttgttaaataatttagAGTTATTTAGAGTTTgagtaaaattatataaagatcaaattttttaacgactttgaataattatttcaaaGTTGAATTATCGCAAACTATAAGTTATCAGAGTATCATGTCTTTTTTGTCCGTGTAGTACATAAAATAAGaggtataatattttatttatagaaaaacctaaaaaaactctataaataacaaagtattaatttgcCTCATGAATAATATTACATGTATTATTtaggataatttttaaaatttattcaatcaagtccctacttgattATTTTTCAGGTTTAGaattgtattaattacattctagtccttgatttctaaattttttttacaaacaagTTACACTTGATTAATAATCGTAGTTTGATTTCTAACCAATTATTCTTATGTACGTAACTATTAAGTTTTTTGATAAGTTgactcaaatataaatcatagtcttaaataaaataggattaaataaattaatctattatcaattattgatttataGTTAAAGATCAAGTATAATGTCTAGCAACGTGTCATGATCCcctaaattttaagaaaatcataagtgacttaatttaacttttcaataactagtttcttagtgtaattattatttcttcatcaacaatgtcctgatttagacattatagcatGGAGTATGTCTGCtttgtcaaatcatgtttgttcttagcaccatagtcattgattatatgaataagatttgaaattattttcaaatctcatttcaccttgcgcaataaaatcaatactatttaagagcatataaaatatattttttttctaatttatatagggTGATAAACCCTCTGTTGATtgctcaaatatttttatatagttcatggTATACTTGGTATATGCTTGTTTGTTACCTTTCATCATGATAAAGTGTAGTGGGATCAAAGCGTAACAttatctatataagataacttagtgatgtCAAATTTAAGGATCATTTACACAATTGTCACGTGAACCTTTCCATAGATACAGATGATTTCTCCGTATGAAACTCTTATGCTGGTTAGTTTAGTGTATTTGTCATCTAATAGACACCTACATATTAATTCTAGATATCTCTCGTACCTTAATTTATGAAAGAGCATGAACTAAAAACATTTAGGAACAATACTTTGATGCAAtgtgaatctcataattataataaccttATAATTTCATTTGCAAAATATTGTTGTCCCaatgattttatctttactttacattcattaatcaaatattagataaatattaaagataaataaaatttttattaaaaattaaatatattaatataaacgAAATCAATGTCACGTATAACCAAGTATAACCAATTAATTAACTATAAGAGATATACACTACCAGTTAACAAGGTTTTTATTGGCTTGGTGGGATTTTTTAAAGCTTGCTTGGCATCAACTGTGTAGTATGGTATCATGTGACGTGACAACAAGTTTGCTAGGCCAATTCCTTTTCTAAGGAATTgggaagaaaaagggaaaaagttTATCCATAGAAGAAGATCATCTAAGCAAATCTGTCCCACACCGAACAAGAGATTTCATAGTAAAAACCGACTAAACTCcatataactatttttcctttttgttcatATACATAGAAAAAAGGGAATTGTGGGTTGGATTATATAGTTTAGTGtcttaaaacaaaaagaaattaggtttttgttgtcaaaatatattgtattatattagACTAGTGAGCAAGGATGAttagtttattataaaaaaaaaacataaaagattgTTCAAGGTAATCTTAAAGTGAACAtgcaaaataaaactcaaaacaaacatgcatataataaaaagaatcttAGCATACATACTAAGAATATATCCAAACTTGCAAAGTTCTAGCATGCAtgctgataataaaaataataatgcttaaattaaaacaaaatatgatacTTGTTGAAGCATTTTAAAGGAATGAAACTTTTGTTGTCAATGATGAATCATTTGTCTTTAAAGCTTTATTGTTTCTCACTTATGCAATTATGATATTTGCAATATTTCTCACAAGATTCTAACAATACCAATTTAATTTAGATGCACTTCTGAACAAAGTTTTTGAaccaaataaggaaaaaaaaatatctctcaATAAAGTATCAACCTAAGCTCTAGATTTGagggaaaaaacaaagcataaaaaaaataaaaacactaaaaataaggtgagaaaaggtgtgaagaaatttaaaatccTTAAGTTAGAAACTCTTCATTCACCCTTCTTCTTATAGTGAATTTTAGAAGCTAAAaggttgaataattaatttctataattatcaacatttgattagccaatataaatcaagaattaaatctaTAAAACCAAGGGTTCTTTGATTAAGAAAACAAAGGGTTTATTGAGATTAACTTTTCATTCacctataatttgtttaaattatattaactaaataaattttcaaaaatcccTCACATTAATGGAAATTGTCTCAATAGTTTAAAAATGACTTGTAAACTCTTCGAGAGATATTGATTTGGTAGATTACTATATCAAAATAAGtagcttttgattttgaatctTACTTGGTAAAATACTATCGAATTTACTCGGCTAAATAGTGAATGCGATGtcttgaaatatttaattttttacgtAAACCAAAACAGTGGTACTCATATAGTTCTTTACTAGAGGTTTCTTTAGTTCTCATTGCTGTGTTTATTTCGGCCTTGAATAACCCTTGGATTTATAAGTGCTTTAAAGAATTTAGCCTTTATCAAAATTCTAAAAGAAATTGTCACGTTTCTCACTCATATAAgtaattttcattaaaagtaTTCTACTATATTCCACTTACTGTACCAAGATatgaaaatcatgaaaagctCAAATCATCTTTTATCGCACTGCAGCTAACAATTATTTCATCATAGAAATAagtaagaaataataattttttaatgctaCCAAGAATGCTATATGACTTAGTCTTCCATTTAAACCTAAATTTTAAGATCTCCAatccatagtttttaaacccggaccggctggtcgacccgggacccggtcgACCCAGTGGCtagaccggtccgggtttacTAAAAAACCGTCTGGGGCAACAACCCGGCAAAACCCGAtcgacccggcgggtcgacccatGACCCGGGCGACCCGGGCAAACCCGGACGAGACCCGGTGTTTTGAAGTTGGGTCCGCGATCTGAGTTTGGAGATCTCGAGGGTAGGCGTTGGCGATCTATGAAAAACTTCGAATCCTTGTTGCGCTCTCGCTTTATTACTTTGGACTTTCTATTACTGCTGAAGAAAGTGGCAACTCCACTCACTGCTCATCTGCTACTGTTCCCATTTGTTCCTTCTAGCTGGTAATTGTAACTTAAATGGGACCAAACTCAAGTttcaagagagaaagagaggcaACAGTGATGAAACTCATAgtttcaagagagagagagaggcaacaGGTAGTACCAGCACCATCAAGTCTttaacatctctctctctctctttctagcTAATGTTTTAAAGCATGTAGAAACCAGATCGTGTTCATGGAGGCGTCAAGGAGCAAGGACTGTGCTTCTGGGCTTTCAATAGATCGTGTTCATCCCTGCACAAAACAAATGGTTCAAAAAAGAGAGACAGCTGGTTGCTTGTGATGAAGCCAAAAATGGAAGATCAACTTTGTGAGGAGATGGCGATGAGATTAAGTGCCCTTTCTCTGCACAAAACAACCGACAACGTCATATTTATCCCTCTCCCACGCCCTGTCGGTTCCACTTCACCCTTTCATTATTGccttcctttttcattttttatgtttaactaCACAGACCCGCCCGGGGTTGACCAGGGCAAACCCGGAACCCGGTCTCTTGACCGGGTCACTCCCCgggtcgggtttaaaaactatgctcCAATCAACTAAGTATGGTTACCATCATTACATTCATTCATATTTTAAAGGcttaaacctaatttttttgatgaattataCATAATCTCTCTCGAGAAACCTTTGAGTGGTGGAtctgtaatatttttctttacctTTACATcgtcaattaaaataatttcattcgAGAGCAAGTGTTTAACAATATTATGTCTATGACATATATACCTAGACTTCTCATTATATATACTACTTTGTGCTCTGTAATTGTTGATTGACTATCGTTATAAACACGGATAGTTGACATTGATTTTGGCTAACATTGACACGAATAGTTAACATTGATTTGGCTAACATTGAATATCCTCTAAGAAATTCTGAATTCATTCAACTTTCTTTTCAGCTTTATCAAGAGCAATAAACTCTTATTCCATCGTAGATTTAGCGATATACATTTGTTTACAGGATTTCCATGACACAACTACTCCACCAAGTATGAAGACATATCCACTTATAGATTTTGAATTCTTAGTGTCAGATATCCAATTAACATTATTATATCCTTCTAGTATTGGTGGGACAATATAAATCCATCAGATgttattgaaatttatattcttaGTATGACATATGTAACACTCAAGTTTTTCATGTCAAACttgttagttaatatttttttagtatactTAATCATGTGATTATTGGTACTTAAAATTAGTGTATCATTCAAATAAAGATATACAATGACATAACATTTATCTATGTTTTTCACCTAAACACATTTATCAACTTCGTTGATTTTAAACTCATTTGATAACATAACcttgtcaattttttatgtcattgttTATGTACTTGTTTCAAACTATATAATGATTTGACAAGCTTACAAACTTTTCTTGTCCATTGATAACAAACTTATCTGATTGTTTCATGTAAACCTCCTTATCAAGGTTAACAtttaataaagttatttttacaTCCATTTGATGTATAATAATAGTTGTAATGACTATTAGAATTAATATGGAAGTTATTCTTGGCACAAATAAATATGTGTCAAAGTAGTTCACACCTTCTTGTTGTCTAAAACCTTTAACAATAAgtctaactttatatttatcgATAGTTCCatcaacttctttcttttaaagatCAACTTATTGTCTAATGATTTATGTCTGGGAGGAAGATCTACTGGTTTCAATTATTCATAATGGATTCAAGTTCACTATTAACTGCCTCTTTCCAATATAAAAATTTCAGACAAGAAATTATTTTGGAGTAGGTTCGagttttattttctaacaagtatGTTAAAAAGTCATGACCaagttttttggttattttttctcttttactcATTCAAAACTCAACTTCATCATCTTCTGATTAATGATGATTACTTGAGCTAACCTCAATTACAAGTGAACGATTTTCTCATACTTCCTTCTATGGAAACACATTTTCAAAGAATGTAGTATTTCTTGATTCCATAATAGCATTAAAATGAGTATCTTCAATACTTGCTTTGTGTACAAGAAATCAACATGCACTATTATTGTATTCATATTTGATAATACATAATCCATATTTTAGGTCTTATCTTGACCTTTTTATGATCAGGTATTGCTATCTTCGTAAAATACTCCCACACTTTGAGGTATTTGTATGAAGGTTTTCTACCTTTCTATAATTCAtatggtgtattttttttatattttttatacggtatttttttaagtatataatTGGCAGTTAAAATCCACTCCACAAGTTTTGAGATGTTTTTGAACTTATCAACATaacattcatcattttttttaatgtttggtttttatatttttattatggtgAATAAGAAGCAATAGTTTGGTGGATAATaccattttaaaaattgaattcataaGGTAGTGCTTCGTATTCTTCAcctctatcattttttattacctttatctttatattaagttgattttcaACTTCATTCTTATAATGTTTAAACATTTCAAGAGCTTCATCTTTgcttataatcaaataaatttaacaatgtcttgtgtaattatttataaaagtattataatacttttttttccaactcttgTTTGCACAAACTTTTAAATCACCAATATATGAGTGAATTAAGTCTAAAGGTTCACaacttcttttaattgtttgaaaataagattttataaattttgattctacataaatttcaaaaatcatttctggtaataattaatgttttataaacatttgcataaaattataatttacatggCTTAACCTACCATGTCACACATCACAAGACTCAAGCAAATAAAAAGAGacaatcttattattattctcatCAATAGTTATAATGttcattagatttattttaaaagaagtcGTCATATAGATACCTCTTTTCTACAAACATATCACTTTTAGTGAATACAAATTTATTACTCTTAAAAACCatcttaaaactatttttgctCAACTATGAGCTAGACACCAAGTTTTTC
Coding sequences within it:
- the LOC133669111 gene encoding uncharacterized protein LOC133669111, whose amino-acid sequence is MAASLGLHCHHYHVAAAAAANPLRKAAKQALSCLILKSSKPHHHHSCCYNSDSVGAKEIRSPDLVALEYADLNLSDKISGELGHVRIRQHVNPLSSSFSVPAQVPDWKDVFRDPTLPLMVDIGSGSGRFLIWLAKRNPDSGNYLGLEIRQKLVKRAEFWVKELALTNVHFLFANATISFRQLVLSYPGPLMLVSILCPDPHFKKRHHKRRVVQKTLVDNVISHLVPGGKVFLQSDVLDVALHMRSQFDAESDALLHIDELDPSVPCDSDGWLLDNPIGIRSEREIHAEFEGAKIYRRLYQKRT